In one Streptomyces sp. T12 genomic region, the following are encoded:
- a CDS encoding glycoside hydrolase family 3 N-terminal domain-containing protein, whose protein sequence is MRRTALLASAALLTTLLPLTAAAPASGADDPAPVPVDRFEGEVPFASPPAEGVFTWGSDNDDPPALRLTARADAPEGEKVLAGTYDISGYGGFTHGFAFAEPAHDWSAHRGVRLWWDGQDNGKKIAFELRDGGANGEASELWTTSFTDDFTGWKQIELPFTDFTYRTDHQPVGGIDHILGLTETWGYAVTLPVGIKAEFAMDGVELYGKADQSLKASVRTDSAVYPTDEGATATAKLTVATTGSIALAEPVTVTYETTGGTADPGRDYTPVTGTVTFPAGTASGTTREIRVPTLEDRSAEPAETIPLKLTVTGAKPPAETPQIVVDAHGLPYLDSELPVRKRVADLLARLSPEEKAGQMTQAERGALTASGDIATYALGSLLSGGGSTPTPNTAEAWAKMIDGFQLRTRATRFQIPLIYGVDAVHGHNNLVGATVMPHNIGLGASRDPLLAHQSGAVTAAETRATGSPWDFAPCLCVTRDDRWGRAYESFGEDPALVDAMETVIQGLQGRPDGRDLKRGDKVLATAKHFVGDGGTEYGSSTTGTYTIDQGVTEVTRQQLEAVHLAPYRTAVDRGVGTVMPSYSSLDLVGDGQGPVKMHARADMINGVLKDRMGFDGFVISDWQGIDQIPGDYASDVRTSVNAGLDMIMVPYAYKDFHATLVDEVRAGRISEKRMDDAVSRILTQKFRLGLFEKPYADTSGAARIGSAAHRAVARQAAAQSQVLLKNTDGLLPLKKSQKVYVAGSNADDIGNQSGGWTVTWQGASGDITPGTTILEAMRKNSARLTYSKDASAPTDGHDVGVVVVGETPYAEGVGDVGNGHDLRLSPADRAAVDKVCGAMKCAVLIVSGRPQLIDDEQLAGIDALVASWLPGTEGDGVADVLYGRRPFTGQLPVTWPKSEAQLPINVGDASYDPRFPYGWGLTTLTEVPGGGAATLRALGIAAAAAERAGAEEAGRALVTKARLIVQRRAVGTGITEAVAGPFAEADHLLLTGRYGAAVRKLTAAYRAA, encoded by the coding sequence ATGCGCAGAACCGCCCTGCTCGCCTCCGCCGCGCTCCTGACCACCCTGCTCCCGCTCACCGCCGCCGCCCCCGCATCCGGCGCCGACGACCCCGCGCCGGTCCCCGTCGACCGCTTCGAGGGCGAGGTGCCCTTCGCGAGCCCGCCCGCCGAGGGCGTCTTCACCTGGGGCAGCGACAACGACGACCCGCCCGCCCTGCGGTTGACCGCCCGCGCCGACGCGCCGGAGGGCGAGAAGGTGCTCGCCGGCACGTACGACATCAGCGGCTACGGCGGCTTCACCCACGGCTTCGCCTTCGCCGAGCCCGCCCACGACTGGTCCGCCCACAGGGGCGTCCGCTTGTGGTGGGACGGCCAGGACAACGGCAAGAAGATCGCCTTCGAGCTCAGGGACGGCGGCGCCAACGGCGAGGCCTCCGAGCTGTGGACGACGTCCTTCACCGACGACTTCACCGGCTGGAAACAGATCGAGCTGCCGTTCACCGACTTCACCTATCGCACCGACCACCAGCCCGTCGGCGGCATCGACCACATCCTCGGCCTCACCGAGACCTGGGGCTACGCGGTCACCCTCCCGGTCGGCATCAAGGCGGAGTTCGCCATGGACGGCGTCGAGTTGTACGGCAAGGCCGACCAGTCCCTGAAGGCCTCCGTCCGCACCGACTCCGCCGTCTACCCCACCGACGAGGGCGCTACGGCGACCGCGAAACTCACCGTCGCCACGACGGGCTCCATCGCCCTCGCCGAACCCGTCACCGTCACCTACGAGACCACGGGCGGCACCGCCGACCCGGGCAGGGACTACACGCCGGTCACGGGAACCGTCACTTTCCCGGCCGGCACGGCCTCCGGCACCACCCGCGAGATCCGCGTCCCCACCCTGGAGGACAGGTCCGCCGAGCCCGCCGAGACGATCCCGCTGAAGCTGACCGTCACCGGCGCCAAGCCCCCGGCCGAGACCCCGCAGATCGTCGTCGACGCGCACGGACTGCCGTATCTCGACAGCGAGTTGCCGGTGCGCAAGCGCGTCGCCGACCTCCTCGCACGCCTCTCCCCGGAGGAGAAGGCCGGCCAGATGACCCAGGCCGAGCGCGGCGCCCTCACCGCGTCCGGTGACATCGCCACGTACGCCCTCGGCTCGCTCCTGTCCGGCGGCGGTTCCACGCCGACGCCCAACACCGCCGAGGCCTGGGCGAAGATGATCGACGGCTTCCAGCTCCGGACGCGGGCGACCCGCTTCCAGATCCCGCTGATCTACGGCGTCGACGCGGTGCACGGCCACAACAACCTGGTCGGCGCGACGGTCATGCCGCACAACATCGGACTCGGGGCGTCCCGCGATCCGTTGCTGGCCCACCAGTCCGGCGCGGTGACCGCCGCCGAGACCCGGGCCACCGGCAGCCCCTGGGACTTCGCGCCCTGCCTGTGCGTGACGCGGGACGACCGGTGGGGACGGGCGTACGAGTCCTTCGGCGAGGACCCGGCCCTCGTCGACGCCATGGAGACCGTCATCCAGGGGCTCCAGGGCAGGCCCGACGGCCGCGACCTGAAGCGCGGCGACAAGGTCCTCGCCACCGCCAAGCACTTCGTCGGCGACGGCGGCACCGAGTACGGCTCCTCCACCACCGGCACGTACACCATCGACCAGGGCGTCACCGAGGTCACCCGGCAGCAGTTGGAGGCCGTCCACCTGGCCCCGTACCGGACGGCCGTCGACCGCGGCGTCGGCACGGTCATGCCGTCGTACTCCTCCCTGGACCTCGTCGGCGACGGCCAGGGGCCGGTGAAGATGCACGCCCGCGCCGACATGATCAACGGCGTCCTCAAGGACCGTATGGGCTTCGACGGCTTCGTGATCAGCGACTGGCAGGGCATCGACCAGATCCCCGGGGACTACGCCTCGGATGTGCGTACGTCGGTCAACGCGGGCCTCGACATGATCATGGTGCCGTACGCGTACAAGGACTTCCACGCGACCTTGGTCGACGAGGTGCGGGCCGGCCGGATCAGCGAGAAGCGGATGGACGACGCCGTGTCCCGCATCCTCACGCAGAAGTTCCGCCTGGGGCTGTTCGAGAAGCCGTACGCCGACACCAGCGGGGCCGCGCGGATCGGTTCTGCCGCGCACCGGGCCGTGGCACGTCAGGCGGCCGCACAGTCGCAGGTGCTGCTGAAGAACACGGACGGGCTGCTGCCCCTGAAGAAGTCGCAGAAGGTCTACGTCGCCGGATCCAACGCCGACGACATCGGCAACCAGAGCGGCGGCTGGACGGTCACCTGGCAGGGCGCGTCCGGGGACATCACGCCCGGTACGACCATCCTGGAGGCGATGCGGAAGAACTCCGCGCGGCTGACGTACTCCAAGGACGCCTCGGCACCGACGGACGGCCATGACGTGGGTGTGGTCGTCGTCGGCGAGACCCCGTACGCCGAGGGCGTCGGCGACGTCGGCAACGGCCACGACCTTCGGCTGAGCCCCGCCGACCGGGCGGCCGTGGACAAGGTGTGCGGCGCGATGAAGTGCGCGGTGCTGATCGTCTCCGGGCGCCCGCAGCTGATCGACGACGAGCAGCTGGCCGGGATCGACGCGCTGGTCGCCTCCTGGCTGCCGGGCACGGAGGGCGACGGCGTGGCGGACGTCCTCTACGGCAGGCGGCCCTTCACCGGGCAGCTGCCCGTCACCTGGCCGAAGAGCGAGGCGCAGCTGCCGATCAACGTCGGGGACGCGTCGTACGACCCGAGGTTCCCGTACGGCTGGGGCCTGACCACGCTGACCGAGGTGCCGGGCGGCGGCGCCGCGACGCTGAGGGCGCTCGGCATCGCGGCCGCGGCCGCCGAGCGGGCCGGGGCTGAAGAGGCGGGGCGCGCGCTTGTCACCAAGGCCCGGCTGATCGTCCAGCGCAGGGCGGTCGGCACGGGGATCACCGAGGCGGTGGCGGGGCCCTTCGCCGAGGCCGACCATCTGCTGCTGACGGGCCGGTACGGGGCGGCGGTGCGAAAGCTGACGGCGGCGTACAGAGCGGCCTGA
- a CDS encoding trypsin-like serine protease yields the protein MKKLLTALKRCAALGAAALAIVSLQPVSAANAADSRVVGGTRATQGEFPFMVRLSMGCGGALYTQQIVLTAAHCVSGSGNNTSITATAGVVDLQSTSGRVQVRSTKVLQAPGYNGNGKDWALIKLAQPINLPTLKIATTTQYNTGTFTVAGWGAATEGGGQQRYMLKANVPFVSDATCRSYSGYSGLIASEEICAGLASGGVDTCQGDSGGPMFRRDSANQWIQVGIVSWGIGCARPNAPGVYTEVSTFATAIASAASSL from the coding sequence TTGAAGAAGCTCCTCACCGCGCTCAAGAGATGCGCGGCCCTCGGCGCAGCCGCTCTCGCGATCGTCAGTCTTCAGCCCGTCTCGGCCGCGAACGCGGCCGATTCGCGCGTCGTCGGCGGAACCCGTGCCACGCAGGGCGAGTTCCCGTTCATGGTCCGGCTCTCCATGGGCTGTGGCGGCGCGCTCTACACCCAGCAGATCGTGCTCACCGCCGCGCACTGTGTGAGCGGCTCCGGCAACAACACCAGCATCACCGCGACCGCCGGTGTCGTGGACCTTCAGTCCACCAGCGGGCGTGTCCAGGTCCGCTCCACCAAGGTGCTGCAGGCCCCCGGCTACAACGGCAACGGCAAGGACTGGGCGCTCATCAAGCTCGCCCAGCCCATCAACCTGCCGACGCTGAAGATCGCCACCACCACGCAGTACAACACCGGCACCTTCACCGTCGCCGGCTGGGGCGCGGCCACCGAGGGCGGCGGCCAGCAGCGGTACATGCTCAAGGCCAACGTGCCGTTCGTCAGCGACGCCACCTGCCGTTCCTACAGCGGCTACAGCGGCCTCATCGCGAGCGAGGAGATCTGCGCCGGCCTCGCCTCCGGCGGCGTCGACACCTGCCAGGGCGACTCCGGCGGCCCGATGTTCCGCCGGGACAGCGCCAACCAGTGGATCCAGGTCGGCATCGTCAGCTGGGGCATAGGCTGCGCCCGGCCGAACGCGCCCGGCGTCTACACCGAGGTCTCGACCTTCGCCACCGCGATCGCCTCGGCGGCGTCCTCTCTCTGA
- a CDS encoding DUF485 domain-containing protein, whose amino-acid sequence MRSAHRSFGTAATLVSVGGFLTYVLLSGFAADVLNQPLAGHLTIGLALGLCQFLLMAVTIWLYVRHMRRRVDPVTHRLRAQLHDNQARAEAPARQREQAQQHRTPAGRRFGT is encoded by the coding sequence ATGCGCTCCGCCCACCGCTCCTTCGGCACGGCGGCGACGCTTGTTTCGGTGGGTGGATTCCTCACATACGTCTTGCTGTCGGGTTTCGCCGCCGACGTGCTGAACCAGCCGCTGGCCGGCCACCTGACGATCGGGCTGGCTCTGGGCCTGTGCCAGTTCCTCCTCATGGCCGTGACGATCTGGCTCTACGTCCGGCACATGCGCCGGCGGGTCGACCCGGTCACCCACCGCCTGCGCGCCCAACTGCACGACAACCAGGCGCGGGCAGAAGCGCCGGCACGGCAGCGGGAGCAGGCCCAGCAGCACCGCACCCCCGCTGGAAGGCGGTTCGGCACGTGA
- a CDS encoding cation acetate symporter, with translation MTQAAGQLVDHAASVTDRATLQLTLVLFITVVVITLFTVLLTAPQRDEISEFYLGDRDMSPLRNGLAMCGDYLSAATLLGSTGIVALTGYDGLLYLGGTVVAWMMALLMIAEPLRNSGKFTLGDTLALRLPQGQRSVRLALALCTLAVCLLYLVAQLVGSIALLAQFIGAPSGTARAMCVVVIGTIVVVYAAIGGMPGATVIQVVKAVMLVAGVGITAVMVLHHFSWNIDKLLSSAADNSALGERYLGPGLRYGGSTTNKLDFFSLQLAIVLGLAALPHIMMRLLAPRTTRVLRGSVVWAVGLIGFVCLMAGVLGLGATAIVGREQIADVDPRGDAAVLLLGYELGGGLLVALLSSLAFITLLGVAGGLTLAAASSIAHDLYGAVIRKGRATETQEVAVARLSAAAIGVMGMMLALLSWGTSTATLAFLAFAIAASAILPTIVYSLFWRGFTARGALLSLYGGLACSVLLVVFSPIVSSTPTSLYPNAEFAWFPLQNPGIVSIPAGFLLGWLGSVLSRRQDPQVFAEFEVRALVGADER, from the coding sequence ATGACGCAAGCAGCAGGTCAACTGGTGGATCACGCGGCGAGCGTCACCGACCGGGCCACTCTTCAGCTGACGCTCGTCCTGTTCATCACCGTCGTCGTGATCACCCTGTTCACGGTGCTGCTGACGGCCCCGCAGCGGGACGAGATAAGCGAGTTCTATCTCGGCGACCGTGACATGTCGCCGTTGCGTAACGGGCTCGCCATGTGCGGTGACTATCTGTCGGCCGCGACGCTGCTCGGCAGTACCGGAATCGTCGCGCTGACCGGCTACGACGGTCTGCTCTATCTGGGCGGCACGGTGGTCGCCTGGATGATGGCGCTGCTGATGATCGCCGAACCCCTGCGCAACTCCGGCAAGTTCACACTGGGTGACACCCTGGCGCTGCGGCTGCCGCAGGGGCAGCGATCGGTCCGGCTGGCGCTCGCCCTGTGCACACTGGCCGTGTGCCTCCTGTACCTGGTCGCCCAACTGGTGGGCAGCATAGCCCTGTTGGCGCAGTTCATCGGCGCCCCGAGCGGGACGGCCCGGGCGATGTGCGTGGTGGTCATCGGCACCATCGTCGTGGTCTACGCGGCGATCGGCGGCATGCCGGGTGCCACGGTCATCCAGGTGGTCAAGGCCGTGATGCTGGTCGCCGGGGTGGGCATCACCGCCGTGATGGTGCTGCACCACTTCAGCTGGAACATCGACAAGCTCCTGTCGTCCGCCGCCGACAACAGCGCCCTGGGCGAGCGCTACCTCGGCCCCGGGCTGCGATACGGCGGCAGCACCACCAACAAACTGGACTTCTTCAGCCTCCAGCTGGCCATCGTGCTCGGACTGGCCGCTCTCCCGCACATCATGATGCGGCTGCTCGCCCCGCGCACCACGCGTGTCCTGCGCGGCTCGGTGGTGTGGGCCGTGGGACTGATCGGCTTCGTCTGTCTGATGGCGGGCGTACTGGGCCTGGGCGCCACCGCGATCGTCGGCCGGGAGCAGATCGCGGACGTCGACCCCCGGGGCGACGCGGCGGTGCTCCTGCTCGGATACGAGCTCGGCGGCGGCCTACTCGTGGCGCTCCTGTCCAGCCTCGCCTTCATCACGCTGCTCGGAGTGGCCGGCGGACTCACGCTCGCCGCGGCCTCCTCGATCGCCCACGACCTCTACGGCGCGGTGATCCGCAAGGGGAGGGCGACCGAGACGCAAGAGGTGGCCGTAGCCCGCCTCTCCGCAGCCGCCATCGGCGTCATGGGCATGATGCTGGCCCTGCTGTCCTGGGGCACGAGCACCGCGACGCTGGCATTCTTGGCCTTCGCGATCGCGGCGTCCGCCATCCTGCCGACGATCGTCTACAGCCTGTTCTGGCGGGGCTTCACCGCACGCGGCGCGCTGCTGAGCCTGTACGGCGGTCTGGCCTGCTCGGTGCTCCTCGTCGTGTTCTCCCCGATCGTCTCCTCCACCCCCACCTCGCTCTACCCGAATGCCGAATTCGCCTGGTTCCCGCTGCAGAACCCCGGCATCGTGTCGATCCCGGCGGGCTTCCTGCTGGGCTGGCTCGGCTCCGTGCTGAGCAGGCGTCAGGATCCGCAGGTGTTCGCGGAGTTCGAGGTGCGTGCGTTGGTCGGTGCCGACGAGCGGTGA
- a CDS encoding Cmx/CmrA family chloramphenicol efflux MFS transporter has translation MPLALLLLGLAVFAQGTSEFMLSGLVPDIAGDLGVSVPAAGALTSAFAVGMVVGAPLMAGLARRWSRRGALLGFLVVFLGVHVVGAVTDSFGMLLATRVVGALANAGFLAVALVAAVHMVEPDAKGRATSTLLGGVTLACVVGVPAGALLGQLWGWRAAFWAVTVVSLPAVVAVARSVPGGAADAARPALRGELRALRGPRLQVTLLLGALVNGATFCTFTYLAPLATKVTGLGSGWVPVVLALFGAGAFVGVGVGGRFADRRPGVVLGAGGVALCVGWCAFALGAGNPVVALGLVFVQGALAFGVGSTLISQVLYAAPGAPTLGGGFATAAFNVGAAVGPWLGGTAIGAGLGYRSPLWVSAVLVALSLVAAGVAGPVVAGNRGAQRGRTGASSAA, from the coding sequence ATGCCACTTGCTCTTCTACTGCTGGGCCTTGCCGTCTTCGCCCAGGGGACTTCCGAGTTCATGCTGTCCGGGCTGGTGCCGGACATCGCCGGGGATCTGGGGGTCTCCGTGCCCGCGGCCGGTGCGCTCACCTCGGCCTTCGCTGTGGGGATGGTCGTCGGGGCGCCACTCATGGCCGGGCTCGCGCGGCGGTGGTCGCGGCGGGGTGCCCTGCTCGGGTTTCTGGTCGTCTTCCTCGGCGTTCATGTCGTCGGGGCAGTCACCGACAGCTTCGGGATGCTCCTCGCCACGCGGGTCGTCGGGGCGCTCGCGAACGCCGGGTTCCTGGCCGTCGCCCTCGTGGCCGCCGTTCACATGGTCGAGCCGGACGCCAAGGGGCGGGCCACGTCCACCCTGCTCGGTGGGGTCACGCTGGCGTGCGTGGTGGGGGTGCCCGCCGGGGCGCTGCTCGGTCAACTCTGGGGGTGGCGTGCCGCGTTCTGGGCTGTGACAGTGGTGTCCCTGCCTGCTGTCGTGGCCGTGGCGCGGTCCGTACCCGGTGGTGCCGCCGACGCCGCGCGTCCCGCCCTACGGGGTGAACTGCGAGCGCTGCGCGGCCCTCGGCTCCAGGTCACGCTGCTGCTGGGCGCCCTCGTGAACGGGGCGACCTTCTGCACCTTCACCTATCTCGCGCCCCTGGCCACAAAGGTGACGGGGCTGGGGAGCGGGTGGGTGCCCGTCGTGCTCGCGCTGTTCGGGGCCGGGGCGTTCGTGGGGGTCGGTGTCGGGGGGCGGTTCGCCGACCGGCGGCCCGGGGTGGTGCTGGGCGCGGGCGGGGTCGCCTTGTGTGTCGGGTGGTGCGCCTTCGCGCTGGGGGCCGGGAATCCGGTCGTCGCACTCGGGCTCGTCTTCGTCCAGGGTGCCCTGGCCTTCGGGGTCGGGTCCACGCTCATCTCGCAGGTGCTGTACGCCGCTCCCGGCGCGCCGACGCTGGGCGGTGGGTTCGCAACGGCGGCGTTCAATGTGGGCGCGGCGGTGGGACCTTGGCTCGGCGGTACGGCCATCGGGGCCGGCCTCGGGTACCGGTCGCCCCTGTGGGTCAGCGCCGTGCTGGTCGCGCTGTCGCTGGTGGCGGCGGGCGTGGCGGGCCCAGTGGTCGCGGGGAATCGGGGTGCGCAGCGGGGGCGTACCGGCGCGTCATCGGCCGCATGA
- a CDS encoding DUF397 domain-containing protein, whose translation MKTAWFKSSYSGSQGGKCVEVAAHPSAVHVRDSKNQDGAILSVAPSAWTTFIGRIAD comes from the coding sequence ATGAAAACCGCATGGTTCAAGTCCAGCTACAGCGGCAGCCAGGGCGGCAAATGCGTCGAGGTCGCCGCCCACCCCTCAGCCGTCCACGTCCGTGACTCCAAGAACCAGGACGGCGCCATCCTCAGCGTCGCCCCCTCCGCCTGGACCACGTTTATCGGTCGCATCGCCGACTGA
- a CDS encoding NB-ARC domain-containing protein, with the protein MTAQERGTEAGDRDHIDFRGGTFLGPVTGKEEHHHYGPAPTATAGLPPAPAVFTGREAYVSQVLDALDPHVGRTPDTAPILAVGGLGGMGKTALALHTAHASSPRFPGGTLFIDMRGYDEIPTAPEQAVLTLLRSLGIRNSELPSEADELYTWYRHQLATREPVLIVLDNVSDPGQVAPLLPSDARHRVLVTSRESLDSLPVLQINLGPMRPDEAVALLDRSLRLKHPGDSRMTAEPAAAQQLVELCGCMPLALQIAAAQLRRHAWVRARPDCYG; encoded by the coding sequence ATGACAGCGCAGGAGCGAGGAACGGAAGCTGGCGACCGCGACCACATCGACTTCCGCGGGGGTACGTTCCTGGGCCCGGTGACCGGCAAGGAAGAGCACCACCACTACGGGCCGGCCCCCACTGCCACAGCAGGACTGCCTCCCGCTCCCGCCGTTTTCACCGGCCGCGAGGCGTACGTGTCCCAAGTACTGGATGCGCTGGACCCGCACGTCGGCAGGACCCCCGACACGGCTCCGATCCTGGCGGTTGGCGGGCTGGGCGGCATGGGAAAGACCGCACTGGCGCTGCACACCGCGCACGCCTCAAGTCCCCGCTTCCCCGGAGGCACGCTCTTCATCGACATGCGGGGCTATGACGAGATTCCGACAGCACCCGAACAGGCAGTGCTCACACTCCTTCGTTCCCTCGGTATCCGCAACAGCGAACTGCCCAGCGAGGCAGACGAGTTGTACACCTGGTACCGACATCAGTTGGCCACGCGCGAGCCAGTCCTGATCGTTCTCGACAATGTGTCCGATCCCGGACAGGTGGCACCGCTTCTCCCCAGCGACGCGCGCCACCGCGTTCTGGTCACATCCCGGGAGAGCCTCGACTCGCTGCCAGTCCTGCAGATCAACCTTGGGCCCATGCGTCCGGACGAAGCGGTAGCGCTCCTCGACCGGTCGCTACGACTCAAGCACCCCGGCGACTCTCGAATGACAGCGGAGCCAGCTGCGGCACAGCAGCTCGTAGAACTGTGCGGCTGTATGCCCCTGGCTTTGCAGATCGCGGCCGCCCAGCTACGACGCCACGCCTGGGTGCGGGCCAGGCCAGACTGCTACGGCTGA
- a CDS encoding ATP-binding protein: protein MPRLRPNLPKPPDMFDRDWEWSELTAFATDDGPEATMAVVSGRRRQGKSFLLDSLARAAGGFYFCAYEATEAESLRRFGEELGQYSGSIAPMRFDRWEQAIDALLALGKERPVPVVIDEFPYLARATPSLPSIVQVAYGPRRPERLQSRTRLLLCGSSLSFMGKLLSDTSPLRGRAGLELIVQPLDFRQAAAFWGIDVPRLALLVHSVVGGTPAYRREFVRDDTPADLDDFDAWVCRTALSPRSPLYREARYLLADEADLRDRALYHSVLAALASGNATAGRIAGCLERPTSDITHPLTVLQDCGLVRREVDAFRKNRSVYRVGEPLIAFDHAISRPKLPLLDRGMAQQVWESSRSRFLSAVVGPHFEQICREWVAHFAAPETFGGTPIDVSYGTVPGQAAHTGYEIDVVVRGAVGQDNGVLLSLGEAKWDQVMGMGHVERLRRAQTLLAARGIDTSAVRLACYSGAGFTDELRAAGERGEVVLVDLRRLYQGE, encoded by the coding sequence ATGCCCCGCCTCCGGCCCAACCTTCCCAAGCCCCCCGACATGTTCGACCGCGACTGGGAATGGAGCGAGCTGACCGCTTTTGCCACCGACGACGGTCCGGAGGCGACCATGGCCGTGGTCTCCGGTCGGCGGCGACAAGGAAAGTCCTTCCTCCTCGACTCGCTCGCCCGAGCCGCCGGCGGGTTCTACTTCTGCGCGTACGAGGCGACCGAAGCCGAGTCCCTACGGCGCTTCGGTGAGGAACTCGGTCAGTACAGCGGCAGCATCGCCCCCATGCGGTTCGATCGCTGGGAACAGGCGATCGACGCGCTGCTCGCGCTGGGGAAGGAGCGGCCGGTGCCGGTCGTCATCGACGAGTTTCCGTACTTGGCCAGGGCCACACCGTCGCTCCCCTCCATCGTTCAGGTCGCATACGGGCCCCGGCGCCCGGAGCGACTCCAGTCGCGTACCCGCCTGTTGCTGTGCGGCAGTTCACTGTCCTTCATGGGCAAACTGCTCAGCGATACGTCGCCGCTGCGCGGCCGCGCCGGGCTCGAACTCATCGTCCAACCCCTCGACTTCCGCCAAGCCGCCGCCTTCTGGGGCATCGACGTCCCACGGCTCGCACTGCTCGTGCACAGCGTCGTCGGTGGCACACCCGCCTATCGGAGGGAGTTCGTACGGGACGACACCCCAGCCGACCTGGACGACTTCGACGCCTGGGTCTGCCGTACGGCCCTCTCACCCCGCTCCCCCCTCTATCGCGAGGCTCGCTACCTCCTCGCGGACGAAGCCGACCTGCGGGACCGCGCCCTGTACCACTCTGTACTCGCGGCGCTGGCATCCGGCAACGCCACGGCAGGGCGCATCGCCGGCTGCCTGGAGCGCCCCACGAGCGACATCACCCACCCCCTCACCGTCCTGCAGGACTGCGGACTCGTACGCAGAGAGGTGGACGCTTTCCGCAAGAACCGGAGCGTGTACAGAGTCGGCGAACCCCTGATCGCCTTCGATCACGCCATCTCCCGGCCCAAACTCCCGTTGCTGGACCGGGGCATGGCGCAGCAGGTCTGGGAGAGCTCGCGGTCGCGCTTCCTCTCCGCTGTCGTGGGCCCGCACTTCGAACAGATCTGCCGGGAGTGGGTCGCCCACTTCGCGGCACCGGAGACATTCGGGGGCACGCCGATCGACGTCTCGTACGGAACCGTTCCCGGTCAGGCAGCGCACACCGGTTACGAGATCGACGTAGTCGTGCGTGGGGCGGTGGGCCAGGACAACGGGGTTCTCCTCTCCCTGGGAGAGGCCAAGTGGGATCAGGTCATGGGCATGGGGCATGTGGAGCGCCTGCGTCGCGCACAGACGCTGCTCGCCGCCCGCGGGATCGACACCTCGGCCGTACGGCTGGCGTGCTACAGCGGGGCCGGCTTCACTGACGAGCTGCGGGCGGCGGGGGAGCGAGGCGAAGTGGTCCTGGTGGACTTGAGGCGGCTCTACCAGGGTGAATGA
- a CDS encoding YdeI family protein, whose amino-acid sequence MTHSDGTDPLAFESATALDSWLTAHPAPHPGLWIKVAKKGSGIPSVTADEVNDVALCHGWITGQRKGLDAAHFLQRITPRRPGSVWSMVNVRRVEELAAAGRMRPAGLAEVDAAKADGRWAAAYESQRHAQVPAELTAALEGDPRARAAFEELGRTDRYQIMLGLLRARTPHSRSNQVAAILRELTKRR is encoded by the coding sequence ATGACCCACTCGGACGGCACAGACCCCCTCGCCTTCGAATCCGCCACCGCCCTCGACTCCTGGCTGACCGCCCACCCCGCCCCGCACCCCGGCCTCTGGATCAAGGTCGCCAAGAAGGGCTCCGGCATCCCGTCCGTCACCGCCGACGAAGTCAATGACGTGGCCCTCTGCCACGGCTGGATCACCGGTCAGCGCAAGGGGCTCGACGCCGCGCACTTCCTCCAGAGGATCACCCCGCGACGACCGGGCAGCGTCTGGTCCATGGTCAATGTGCGGCGCGTCGAGGAGCTGGCGGCCGCCGGGCGCATGCGACCCGCCGGGCTCGCGGAGGTGGACGCCGCGAAGGCGGACGGGCGGTGGGCGGCGGCGTACGAGTCGCAGCGGCACGCTCAGGTCCCGGCGGAGCTGACCGCGGCGTTGGAGGGCGATCCCCGCGCCAGGGCGGCCTTCGAGGAACTGGGCAGGACCGACCGGTACCAGATCATGCTCGGCCTCCTGCGCGCCCGGACCCCGCACAGCCGTTCGAATCAAGTCGCCGCGATCCTCCGGGAATTGACGAAGCGCCGATGA
- a CDS encoding YceI family protein, translated as MATPDLTALTGDYAIDTAHSTIGFTVRHAMVTNVKGKFLDFSGSLHLDGSEPSASTASIDVKMDSIDTGSADRDAHLKSADFFKTDEFPTMTFRSTSAQALGGDDYRITGDLTILGTTKPLTIDLEFNGAAKDPFGNERVGFEGKAEILRSEWGLTWNAALETGGVLVSDKIKLNFDISAIRNA; from the coding sequence ATGGCGACCCCCGACCTGACCGCCCTGACCGGCGACTACGCGATCGACACGGCCCATTCCACGATCGGCTTCACCGTCCGCCACGCCATGGTCACCAACGTCAAGGGCAAGTTCCTCGACTTCAGCGGCTCGCTGCACCTGGACGGCAGCGAACCGTCCGCGTCCACGGCGTCCATCGACGTCAAGATGGACAGCATCGACACGGGCTCCGCGGACCGCGACGCGCACCTCAAGAGCGCGGACTTCTTCAAGACGGACGAGTTCCCGACGATGACCTTCCGCTCGACCTCGGCGCAGGCCCTCGGCGGCGACGACTACCGCATCACCGGCGACCTGACGATCCTCGGCACCACCAAACCGCTCACCATCGACCTCGAGTTCAACGGCGCCGCGAAGGACCCCTTCGGCAACGAGCGCGTCGGCTTCGAGGGCAAGGCGGAGATCCTGCGCTCGGAGTGGGGCCTGACCTGGAATGCCGCACTGGAGACGGGCGGGGTGCTTGTCTCGGACAAGATCAAGCTGAACTTCGACATCTCCGCGATCCGGAACGCGTGA